In a genomic window of Rubrivirga sp. SAORIC476:
- a CDS encoding HD domain-containing protein, with protein sequence MTEAEIGDWAARCEARLGEVMVGDAAHDLAHVRRVVAWARRLAEAEGADLGVVVPAAWLHDGVTVPKDSPDRARASSLAAEAAVVWLAGEGYPAERLDAVGHAIAAHSFSAGIPPETVEAKVVQDADRLDALGAIGIARLYATAGAMGSALVHPDDPVPAEPSARALDDRRWATDHLYVKLLRLPATMQTAAGRAEAERRAHVLRRFANDLRLETT encoded by the coding sequence GTGACCGAGGCCGAGATCGGCGACTGGGCCGCCCGCTGCGAAGCCCGCCTCGGCGAGGTGATGGTCGGGGATGCGGCGCACGACCTCGCGCACGTCCGCCGGGTCGTCGCGTGGGCCCGCCGCTTGGCCGAGGCGGAGGGGGCCGACCTCGGCGTGGTGGTCCCGGCCGCGTGGCTCCACGACGGCGTGACGGTCCCGAAGGACTCGCCGGACCGCGCACGGGCGTCGTCGCTGGCGGCGGAGGCAGCGGTAGTATGGCTGGCAGGGGAAGGGTATCCGGCCGAGCGGTTGGACGCGGTCGGCCACGCCATCGCGGCGCACAGCTTCTCGGCGGGCATCCCGCCCGAGACCGTCGAGGCGAAGGTGGTCCAGGACGCCGACCGGTTGGACGCGCTCGGCGCCATCGGCATCGCGCGGCTCTACGCGACCGCGGGCGCGATGGGCTCGGCGCTCGTCCACCCCGACGACCCGGTCCCGGCCGAGCCGTCGGCCCGGGCGCTGGACGACCGTCGCTGGGCGACCGACCACCTGTATGTCAAGCTCCTCCGCCTCCCGGCGACCATGCAGACCGCCGCCGGGCGAGCCGAGGCCGAACGCCGGGCCCATGTCCTGCGCCGCTTCGCAAACGACCTCCGCCTGGAGACGACCTGA
- a CDS encoding sodium:proton antiporter yields the protein MPFALWFVVAGLLLTLMALGKTTLSRLPLSTAQLYLLVGLGIGPLGIGLLVIDPVDEAGVLEVLTEIVVILSLFAAGLKLRTPLSDGRWKLPVRLATISMTLTVFGIAALGVVGLGLPLGAAILLGAVLAPTDPVLASDVQVESPDDTDRLRFSLTGEAGFNDGAAFPFVMLGLGLLGLHDLGTGLGRWLAVDVAWAVLGGLAVGAALGMGVGRLVVHLRRVHKEAVGTDDFLALGLVALSYGVALLIGTYAFLAAFAAGLALRAEERRESGDEPAEDVETMAHEGAAEEVAVDDHVAPAYMASAVLGFSEQLERIGAVALVVLVGALLHRAEWSVDALWFVPAVLLVVRPLAVWVGMFGSSTSGVQRHLLAWFGVRGIGSVYYLMFAETHGLNDGFSDLLLGLVLTTIAASVVVHGLSVTPIMRWYARRSEVEERKANG from the coding sequence GTGCCCTTCGCCCTCTGGTTCGTCGTCGCCGGCCTGCTTCTGACGCTGATGGCGCTCGGGAAGACGACGCTCAGCCGACTCCCGCTCTCGACCGCTCAGCTCTACCTGCTGGTCGGGCTCGGGATCGGGCCGCTCGGGATCGGGCTGCTGGTGATCGATCCGGTGGATGAGGCAGGCGTGCTGGAGGTGCTCACCGAGATCGTCGTCATCCTGTCGCTGTTCGCGGCGGGCCTGAAGCTCCGGACGCCGCTCTCCGATGGGCGCTGGAAGCTGCCCGTCCGGCTGGCGACCATCTCGATGACGCTCACCGTGTTCGGCATCGCGGCGCTCGGGGTAGTCGGTCTCGGGCTTCCGCTGGGCGCAGCCATCTTGCTGGGAGCCGTGCTCGCGCCCACCGACCCCGTGCTCGCCTCGGACGTCCAGGTCGAGTCGCCGGACGACACCGACCGGCTTCGCTTCTCGCTGACCGGTGAGGCGGGGTTCAACGACGGTGCGGCGTTCCCCTTCGTGATGCTGGGGCTCGGCCTGCTCGGCCTGCACGACCTCGGGACCGGCCTCGGTCGGTGGCTGGCAGTGGACGTGGCGTGGGCCGTTCTCGGTGGTCTGGCGGTCGGCGCAGCGCTCGGGATGGGCGTCGGGCGGCTGGTGGTCCACCTGAGGAGGGTTCACAAGGAAGCGGTCGGGACGGACGACTTCCTGGCGCTCGGCCTCGTAGCCCTCAGCTACGGAGTCGCGTTGCTCATCGGCACCTACGCCTTCCTGGCGGCCTTCGCGGCAGGGCTGGCGCTCCGCGCTGAGGAGCGGAGGGAGTCCGGCGACGAGCCCGCCGAGGATGTGGAAACGATGGCCCACGAAGGCGCGGCCGAAGAGGTGGCCGTCGACGACCACGTCGCGCCCGCCTACATGGCGTCCGCCGTGCTCGGCTTCTCGGAACAGCTGGAGCGGATCGGCGCCGTCGCGCTGGTCGTGCTGGTCGGCGCCCTGCTGCACCGGGCCGAATGGAGCGTGGACGCCTTGTGGTTCGTCCCGGCCGTGCTCCTGGTGGTCCGCCCATTGGCCGTCTGGGTCGGCATGTTCGGGTCCTCCACCTCCGGCGTGCAACGGCACCTCCTGGCGTGGTTCGGGGTCCGCGGCATCGGCTCGGTCTATTACCTCATGTTCGCCGAAACGCACGGCCTCAACGACGGGTTTTCGGACCTGCTGCTCGGCCTCGTCCTGACGACCATCGCGGCGAGCGTGGTCGTCCACGGCCTCTCGGTGACGCCCATCATGCGGTGGTACGCGCGGCGGTCGGAGGTGGAGGAGCGGAAAGCCAACGGCTAA